In Geotalea uraniireducens, one genomic interval encodes:
- a CDS encoding ABC transporter permease, whose translation MFILKLLIRNAFRHRLRTALTIVGVAVAITAFGLLRTLVDLWYAGVEASSSSRLLTRNAISLVFSLPISYEERIRQVPGVKDVSYGNWFGGIYKDEKNFFPSFAVEPKSYLAIYPEFVLPPDQERAFILDRRGCVVGRKTAERFGWKVGDQITLRGTIFPGEWDMVIRGIYHGARKNTDETQLFFHWDYLNEVVKKTVPRRADQVGIYFISLTKPELAAAVSLAVDRLFKNSLAETLTETEKAFQMSFVSMTEAIMVAIQIVSYVVIVIIMVVAANTMAMTARERIAEFATLKTLGFGAVHIAGVVFGESLVISLLGGILGIALTYPAAHWIESNLGQFFPVFSIAPLTIYLDLAAAATVGVVAGIFPTWRGATIRIADGLRRIG comes from the coding sequence ATGTTCATCCTTAAGCTGCTGATACGGAATGCCTTCCGCCACAGGCTGCGCACCGCCCTGACCATTGTCGGGGTGGCCGTCGCCATTACCGCCTTCGGTCTGCTCCGGACCTTGGTCGATCTCTGGTACGCCGGCGTCGAGGCGTCTTCGTCTTCGCGGCTGCTCACCCGTAACGCCATCTCGCTGGTCTTTTCCCTTCCCATCTCCTACGAGGAGCGAATCCGCCAGGTACCCGGCGTCAAGGACGTTTCCTACGGCAACTGGTTCGGCGGCATCTACAAGGACGAAAAGAACTTTTTCCCCAGCTTTGCCGTCGAGCCGAAGAGTTACCTGGCGATCTATCCGGAGTTCGTGCTGCCGCCGGACCAGGAGCGCGCCTTCATCCTCGACCGGCGCGGTTGCGTCGTCGGCCGGAAGACTGCCGAGCGGTTCGGCTGGAAGGTCGGTGACCAGATCACCCTCCGCGGCACCATTTTCCCCGGCGAGTGGGATATGGTCATTCGCGGCATCTACCACGGCGCCCGGAAAAACACGGACGAAACCCAGCTGTTTTTCCACTGGGACTACCTGAACGAGGTGGTCAAAAAGACGGTGCCGCGGCGGGCCGATCAGGTCGGCATCTACTTCATCTCCCTGACCAAGCCGGAGCTGGCGGCGGCTGTTTCGCTGGCGGTGGACCGGCTGTTCAAGAACTCCCTTGCCGAAACCCTCACCGAGACGGAAAAGGCGTTCCAGATGAGTTTCGTTTCGATGACCGAGGCGATCATGGTGGCGATCCAGATCGTCTCCTATGTGGTAATCGTCATCATCATGGTGGTGGCGGCCAACACCATGGCGATGACAGCCCGGGAACGGATCGCCGAATTTGCCACCCTGAAGACCCTCGGTTTCGGGGCGGTCCATATCGCCGGGGTGGTGTTCGGCGAGTCGCTGGTCATCTCCCTGCTCGGCGGAATACTCGGCATTGCCCTGACCTATCCGGCCGCCCACTGGATCGAAAGCAATCTCGGCCAGTTCTTCCCGGTTTTCTCCATTGCCCCGCTCACCATCTATCTCGACCTGGCGGCGGCAGCCACGGTCGGGGTCGTGGCCGGAATCTTCCCGACCTGGCGCGGGGCGACGATCCGGATTGCCGATGGGCTGCGGAGGATCGGCTGA
- a CDS encoding EamA family transporter: MLKTLIIMILAVSAGTVGDILLAKGMKELGDISAMNLRGIMNVALQALTTPKLIIGTAMLAIFFFLWLAVLSWEDLSVALPMQALNYVLVAFLSQWFLGETVTPMRWTGTILVCVGVMLITKSGAH; the protein is encoded by the coding sequence ATGCTTAAAACCCTGATCATCATGATCCTGGCGGTTTCCGCCGGTACTGTCGGTGATATCCTGCTCGCCAAGGGAATGAAGGAACTCGGCGATATTTCGGCCATGAACCTGCGGGGGATCATGAATGTTGCCCTGCAGGCACTGACCACCCCCAAGCTGATCATTGGCACGGCGATGTTGGCGATCTTTTTCTTCCTTTGGCTGGCGGTGCTCTCCTGGGAAGATCTTTCCGTCGCCCTGCCGATGCAGGCTCTCAATTATGTCCTGGTTGCCTTTCTCTCCCAGTGGTTTCTCGGCGAGACCGTCACGCCGATGCGCTGGACAGGGACCATCCTCGTCTGCGTCGGAGTGATGCTGATTACCAAGAGCGGTGCCCACTGA
- a CDS encoding type 1 glutamine amidotransferase domain-containing protein: protein MKALIISADHFEDSELLIPYYRLMEEGIAVDVAAADRGSIRGKHGYEVAVDKSFGEVRPEDYRLLVLPGGQAPAAVRKEPVALEICRAFFAHNKPVAAICHGPQTLISAGLLKGRRATCYRSVAEELKAAGAVYEDREVVVDGNLVTSRQPADLPAFMRETMKKLRG from the coding sequence ATGAAAGCGCTCATTATCAGTGCCGACCATTTCGAAGATTCGGAACTGCTTATCCCCTACTACCGGTTGATGGAGGAGGGGATTGCCGTGGATGTTGCTGCCGCCGACCGGGGGAGCATCAGGGGGAAGCATGGCTATGAGGTTGCAGTGGACAAGTCTTTCGGCGAGGTCCGGCCCGAGGATTACCGCCTGCTCGTCCTGCCGGGCGGGCAGGCGCCGGCGGCTGTCCGGAAGGAGCCGGTTGCCCTGGAGATCTGTCGGGCCTTTTTTGCCCACAATAAACCGGTGGCGGCGATCTGTCACGGTCCCCAGACCCTGATCAGCGCCGGGTTGCTCAAGGGGCGCCGGGCTACCTGCTATCGCTCCGTGGCCGAGGAACTGAAGGCCGCCGGGGCGGTCTACGAGGACCGCGAGGTGGTGGTGGACGGCAATCTGGTCACTTCCCGCCAACCCGCCGACCTGCCGGCGTTCATGCGGGAAACGATGAAAAAGCTGCGGGGATAG
- the asnS gene encoding asparagine--tRNA ligase — protein sequence MKRRTRICELLAGEGLGEDVEVRGWVRTNRVGKNVAFLAVNDGSCLASLQLVAAPELANFPQICAIATGAAVVARGRLVESPASGQRYEVHAERLEVVGTSDEQYPLQKKRHSFEYLRSIAHLRPRSNTFGAVFRLRSSLAQAVHRFFAERGFLYVHTPIITTNDCEGAGELFRVTTLDPAAPPLVAGAVDFSQDFFGERAGLTVSGQLEGELFAQAFTDIYTFGPTFRAENSNTPRHASEFWMIEPEMAFADLMADAALAEEFLRFLCRHVLDHCREDLEFFNEHIDRELIARIEAVADSSFAMMEYAEAIDRLRRAPVSFEFPVQWGLDLQTEHERYLTETAVGGPVFVVNYPKEIKAFYMRQNDDGTTVAAMDLLVPKVGEIIGGSQREERLDLLAPRMAELGIPPDSLWWYLDIRRWGSTPHAGFGLGFERLIMYLSGMENIRDVVPFPRTPRHAQF from the coding sequence ATGAAGCGACGAACGCGCATTTGCGAGCTATTGGCGGGTGAAGGGCTGGGCGAGGATGTCGAGGTCAGGGGGTGGGTCAGGACCAATCGGGTTGGCAAGAACGTGGCCTTCCTGGCGGTCAACGACGGTTCCTGTCTGGCGAGCCTACAGCTGGTGGCTGCCCCGGAACTGGCCAATTTCCCCCAAATCTGTGCCATTGCCACCGGGGCAGCGGTGGTGGCCCGGGGGCGGCTGGTCGAGTCACCGGCCAGCGGCCAGCGCTACGAGGTGCATGCCGAGCGGCTGGAGGTGGTCGGCACCAGTGACGAGCAGTATCCCCTGCAGAAGAAGCGGCACAGCTTCGAATATCTCCGTTCCATTGCCCACCTGAGGCCACGCTCCAACACCTTCGGCGCGGTCTTCCGGCTCCGCTCCTCCCTCGCCCAGGCCGTTCACCGCTTTTTCGCCGAGCGGGGGTTCCTCTACGTCCATACTCCGATCATCACCACCAACGACTGCGAAGGGGCCGGCGAACTGTTCCGGGTAACGACCCTCGATCCGGCGGCGCCGCCGCTGGTGGCCGGAGCGGTCGATTTCAGCCAGGATTTTTTCGGCGAGCGGGCCGGGCTGACGGTCAGCGGCCAGCTCGAAGGCGAGCTGTTTGCCCAGGCGTTCACCGATATTTACACCTTCGGACCCACCTTCCGGGCCGAGAATTCCAATACCCCCCGCCATGCCTCCGAGTTCTGGATGATCGAGCCGGAGATGGCGTTTGCCGACCTGATGGCCGATGCAGCGCTGGCCGAAGAGTTTCTCCGCTTTCTCTGCCGCCATGTCCTCGACCACTGTCGGGAAGACCTGGAGTTTTTCAACGAACACATCGATCGGGAGCTGATCGCCCGGATTGAGGCGGTGGCCGACAGTTCGTTTGCCATGATGGAGTATGCCGAGGCGATCGACCGGCTGCGGCGTGCGCCCGTTTCCTTCGAGTTTCCGGTCCAGTGGGGACTCGACCTCCAGACCGAGCACGAGCGCTATCTCACCGAAACGGCGGTCGGCGGGCCGGTATTCGTCGTCAATTATCCCAAGGAGATCAAGGCGTTCTACATGCGCCAGAACGATGACGGCACCACCGTTGCCGCCATGGACCTGCTGGTGCCGAAAGTCGGCGAGATCATCGGCGGCAGCCAGCGGGAGGAGCGGCTCGACCTCTTGGCGCCGCGGATGGCCGAGCTCGGCATCCCGCCGGATAGCCTCTGGTGGTACCTCGATATCCGCCGCTGGGGCTCTACCCCCCATGCCGGCTTCGGGCTCGGCTTCGAACGGCTGATCATGTATCTGAGCGGCATGGAGAACATCCGCGATGTGGTGCCGTTCCCCCGTACCCCCCGTCACGCCCAGTTCTGA
- a CDS encoding superoxide dismutase, with the protein MAYEAQNYAKLVGISGFSEALLKNHFTLYQGYVTNTNKLLDSLGQLLQEERTGTPEYAELKRRFGWEFNGMRLHELYFGNLGGNGAIEPGSRLAGKIIADFGGHDAWEKDFRATGAMRGIGWAILYQDVASGRLFNCWINEHDAGHPAGCQPILILDVFEHAFMLDYGVKRADYIEACFANIDWRSAEARLA; encoded by the coding sequence ATGGCCTACGAGGCTCAAAACTACGCAAAACTGGTGGGGATCAGCGGGTTCAGTGAAGCACTGTTGAAGAACCATTTTACTCTCTACCAGGGTTATGTAACCAATACCAACAAATTGCTCGATAGCCTCGGCCAGCTGCTCCAGGAGGAACGAACGGGAACGCCGGAGTATGCCGAACTCAAAAGACGGTTCGGCTGGGAATTCAACGGTATGCGCCTGCACGAACTCTACTTCGGGAATCTGGGCGGGAACGGAGCGATCGAGCCCGGCAGCCGGTTGGCCGGCAAGATTATCGCCGATTTCGGCGGCCATGATGCCTGGGAGAAGGATTTCCGAGCGACCGGAGCGATGCGCGGCATCGGCTGGGCGATTCTCTACCAGGATGTGGCGAGCGGCCGGTTGTTCAACTGCTGGATCAACGAACACGATGCCGGCCATCCGGCCGGCTGCCAACCGATCCTGATCCTGGACGTTTTCGAGCATGCCTTCATGCTCGATTATGGGGTAAAGCGGGCTGACTACATCGAGGCCTGTTTCGCCAATATCGACTGGCGCAGTGCCGAGGCGCGGCTGGCCTGA
- a CDS encoding ABC transporter ATP-binding protein codes for MTDRATPIVALRHVSKSYRRGNQVVPVLEDITFDIDQGEFLALMGPSGSGKSTLLNLIAGIDKADSGSIMVGGVDITRLPEKDLASWRAASVGFIFQFYNLIPVLTAFENVELPLLLTGLSRRERQEHVMTTLSLVNLADRMDHYPSQLSGGQQQRVAIARAMATDPDILVADEPTGDLDRVSAAEILALMERLVAEFGKTIIMVTHDPKAAEHAHLMRYLEKGILTDVHP; via the coding sequence ATGACCGACCGCGCAACGCCCATCGTGGCGCTCAGACACGTCTCCAAGTCCTACCGGCGCGGCAACCAGGTGGTGCCGGTTTTGGAGGATATCACCTTCGATATCGACCAGGGAGAATTCCTTGCCCTGATGGGGCCGTCCGGTTCGGGAAAGAGCACCCTGCTCAACCTGATTGCCGGGATCGACAAGGCCGACAGCGGCAGTATCATGGTCGGCGGGGTCGACATCACCCGGCTGCCGGAGAAGGACCTTGCCAGCTGGCGGGCGGCCAGCGTCGGCTTCATCTTCCAGTTCTACAACCTGATCCCGGTGCTGACCGCCTTCGAGAACGTCGAGCTGCCGCTGCTTTTGACCGGTCTGTCGCGGCGCGAGCGGCAGGAGCACGTGATGACCACCCTGTCGCTGGTGAATTTGGCCGACCGGATGGACCATTACCCCTCACAGCTCTCCGGCGGACAACAGCAGCGGGTGGCCATCGCCCGGGCCATGGCCACCGATCCCGACATCCTGGTGGCCGACGAGCCGACCGGCGACCTGGACCGGGTCTCCGCCGCCGAAATCCTGGCGCTGATGGAACGGCTGGTGGCGGAGTTCGGCAAGACGATCATCATGGTCACCCACGACCCGAAGGCCGCCGAGCATGCCCACCTGATGCGCTATCTGGAAAAGGGCATCCTGACCGATGTTCATCCTTAA
- a CDS encoding DUF503 domain-containing protein, with protein sequence MFVFSLAVHIYLPSHSLKGKRGIVKSILARARQNFNVAAVEADLHDRHGETLLGFVTVSPSRLAGRQALERLEEWLVAERPDVDVVATDIEER encoded by the coding sequence ATGTTCGTCTTTTCCCTCGCCGTTCATATCTATTTGCCCAGCCATTCCCTCAAGGGGAAGCGGGGCATCGTCAAGAGCATCCTCGCCCGTGCCCGGCAGAACTTCAACGTAGCCGCGGTCGAGGCCGACCTGCACGACCGCCATGGCGAAACGCTCCTGGGCTTTGTTACCGTCAGTCCGAGCCGGCTTGCCGGGCGCCAGGCACTTGAACGACTCGAAGAGTGGCTGGTGGCGGAGCGCCCCGACGTTGACGTAGTGGCGACGGATATTGAAGAGCGCTAA
- a CDS encoding quinol oxidase, giving the protein MKRNLLLAVLLLICSVVAVPAAEQDEFRAMIDKDGVQRVTVVGGDFYFHPSHIVVKVNVPVELTVTKDTLIVPHDINVHAPEAGIDFKVELSREPQVIRFTPTKTGRYPMYCDKKFLFFPSHREEGMEGVIEVVE; this is encoded by the coding sequence ATGAAACGCAATCTGCTGCTGGCGGTGTTGTTGCTGATCTGTTCGGTTGTGGCGGTGCCTGCAGCCGAACAGGACGAGTTTCGGGCGATGATCGACAAGGACGGGGTGCAGCGGGTGACGGTCGTCGGTGGCGATTTCTACTTCCACCCGAGCCATATCGTGGTCAAGGTCAATGTGCCGGTCGAGTTGACGGTCACTAAGGACACGCTGATCGTACCGCATGACATCAACGTCCATGCCCCCGAAGCCGGTATCGATTTCAAGGTGGAATTGTCCCGGGAGCCGCAGGTGATCCGCTTTACACCGACGAAAACCGGTCGTTATCCGATGTACTGTGACAAGAAGTTCCTCTTCTTCCCCAGTCATCGGGAAGAAGGGATGGAAGGCGTCATCGAAGTCGTCGAGTAG
- a CDS encoding efflux RND transporter periplasmic adaptor subunit — protein MANDDLGKLKIDKTAAFRPTGRRRKKFWLVVAAVVLVLIALAASGVFTPAVEIEAGTVSQVFPYQTFTLLNASGYVVAQRKAAVAAKLTGRLDWLGVEEGSRVRRGQILARLENQDAVAARAQAAANLKSAEAQLEQARAELNDATLSFNRQKQLLKDGIIAKADYDSAEARFLQARGGVDGAQAGIRAAAAALRGAEVNVEYSYIRAPFNAVVLTKDADVGDIVTPIGAAADAKAAVVTIADLGSLQVEADVSESNLEKVKMGQPCVIQLDALPEAKFPGVVHMIVPTADRSKATVMVKVRFLTPDPRILPEMSARVAFLDHALESGDQTPRTAVPPTAVAERGGRRVAFVVAGQRVSERPVTVGARIGDMVEIKSGLKAGERIALKPVAKLNDGSKIKIVEP, from the coding sequence ATGGCCAATGATGACCTGGGGAAGCTGAAAATCGACAAGACTGCCGCCTTCCGACCCACCGGCCGCCGGCGTAAGAAATTCTGGCTGGTTGTCGCGGCAGTCGTGCTGGTGCTGATTGCCCTGGCCGCAAGCGGCGTCTTCACGCCGGCGGTCGAGATCGAGGCCGGCACCGTCTCGCAGGTCTTCCCCTACCAGACCTTTACCCTGCTCAACGCCAGCGGCTATGTCGTTGCCCAGCGCAAAGCGGCGGTCGCCGCCAAGCTCACCGGCCGGCTCGACTGGCTCGGCGTCGAGGAGGGGAGCAGGGTGCGCCGGGGGCAGATCCTGGCCCGTCTCGAGAATCAGGATGCTGTGGCTGCCCGGGCCCAGGCGGCGGCCAACCTGAAGAGCGCCGAGGCCCAGCTTGAACAGGCGCGGGCCGAACTGAACGATGCCACGCTGTCGTTCAACCGCCAGAAACAGCTGCTCAAGGATGGAATAATTGCCAAGGCCGACTACGACAGTGCCGAAGCCCGTTTTCTCCAGGCGAGAGGCGGGGTGGACGGCGCCCAGGCGGGGATTCGGGCCGCTGCGGCCGCCCTGCGCGGCGCCGAGGTAAACGTCGAGTATTCCTACATCCGGGCGCCGTTCAATGCGGTCGTCTTGACCAAGGATGCCGATGTCGGCGATATCGTCACGCCGATCGGCGCGGCGGCCGACGCCAAGGCGGCGGTGGTCACCATTGCCGACCTCGGTTCGCTCCAGGTGGAAGCCGACGTCTCCGAGTCGAATCTGGAAAAGGTCAAGATGGGACAGCCGTGCGTCATTCAGCTCGATGCCCTGCCGGAGGCGAAATTCCCCGGGGTAGTGCACATGATCGTCCCGACCGCCGACCGGAGCAAGGCGACGGTGATGGTGAAGGTGCGGTTCCTCACGCCTGATCCGCGGATCCTGCCGGAGATGAGTGCCCGGGTGGCGTTTCTCGATCACGCCCTCGAATCAGGGGATCAGACGCCCCGAACGGCGGTTCCGCCGACGGCGGTGGCGGAGCGGGGCGGTCGCCGGGTGGCCTTCGTCGTCGCGGGGCAGCGGGTGAGCGAACGGCCGGTGACCGTCGGCGCCAGGATCGGCGATATGGTCGAAATCAAGAGTGGGCTCAAGGCCGGCGAGCGGATCGCGCTCAAGCCGGTTGCCAAGTTGAACGACGGCAGCAAGATCAAGATCGTGGAACCGTGA
- the hpnK gene encoding hopanoid biosynthesis-associated protein HpnK, with product MKELIVNADDFGLSPGVNRAVIKAWREGILTGTSLMIGGAAFAEAVELARQHPGLQVGLHLTLVQGRAVAEHAGFPTICDRAGDFTDDPVQAGMRYFFLKSLRKQLRREIEEQILRFRATGIPLSHIDGHLNIHMHPVVFDILRELMPKYGITTFRLTREDYRANLAIDRHRPMGKGVDAFIFSRLANRCRPWLDRLGIGYAREVKGLLNSGRMTEEYLLKALAGVGDGVTEIYFHPGILPCAEISRRMPDYRHEDELAALTGGRVKERLGALGIRLRNYRGEEKKHA from the coding sequence ATGAAAGAACTGATTGTCAATGCCGACGACTTCGGCCTCTCCCCCGGCGTCAACCGGGCAGTGATCAAGGCCTGGCGGGAAGGAATCCTCACCGGTACTTCGCTGATGATTGGCGGCGCTGCCTTTGCCGAGGCGGTAGAACTTGCCCGTCAGCATCCGGGGCTGCAAGTGGGGCTTCACTTGACCCTCGTTCAGGGGCGCGCGGTGGCGGAACATGCCGGTTTCCCGACGATTTGCGACCGGGCGGGCGACTTCACCGACGATCCGGTGCAGGCGGGGATGCGTTATTTCTTTCTCAAGTCGCTTCGCAAGCAGCTTCGGCGGGAGATCGAGGAGCAAATCCTCCGCTTCCGGGCCACCGGGATCCCGCTGTCCCATATCGACGGCCACCTCAATATCCATATGCACCCGGTGGTGTTCGACATCCTTCGTGAACTGATGCCGAAATACGGGATTACCACCTTTCGCCTGACTCGCGAGGACTACCGCGCCAACCTGGCCATCGATCGTCACCGGCCAATGGGGAAAGGGGTCGACGCCTTTATCTTCTCCCGGCTGGCCAACCGGTGCCGTCCCTGGCTCGACCGGCTCGGTATCGGCTACGCGCGGGAAGTGAAGGGGTTGCTCAATTCGGGGCGGATGACTGAGGAGTATCTCCTCAAGGCGCTGGCGGGCGTTGGGGACGGAGTGACGGAAATCTACTTCCATCCGGGGATTCTTCCCTGTGCCGAGATCAGCCGCCGGATGCCCGACTACCGGCATGAAGATGAACTGGCGGCGCTGACTGGCGGTCGGGTGAAGGAACGGCTCGGGGCGCTGGGAATCAGGCTGCGGAATTACCGGGGAGAGGAAAAAAAGCATGCTTAA
- a CDS encoding ABC transporter permease, giving the protein MGIPYYYSFRNLWTRRMTTVLTALGMALVVFVFAATLMLAAGLQKTLVDTGSYDNVVVIRKSAQTEVQSGIDRSQAAVVETEPEIAMEGGEPLLAKELVVLISLPKRGTNKPANVVIRGVGARSLRLRPQVRLVEGRMPRPGLAEIIAGQNIAKRFKGGGIGESLHFGMRDWRVVGVFDAGTTGFSSEIWGDVDQLMQAFRRPVYSSIVFKLRDPADFAAVKKRIENDPRLTLEAKREIRFYADQSEAMAKFLRIMGITLTVIFSFGAVIGAMITMYAAVANRTTEIGTLRALGFHKGSILSAFMLESLFLGLLGGLVGIFCASFMQLITISTMNWQTFSELAFSFTLTPGIIGKSLLFSLVMGFVGGLLPAVRAARMSIVDSLRAS; this is encoded by the coding sequence ATGGGGATCCCCTACTACTACAGCTTCCGCAATCTCTGGACCCGGCGCATGACCACCGTCTTGACCGCTCTCGGCATGGCGCTGGTGGTGTTCGTCTTTGCCGCTACCCTGATGCTGGCGGCGGGGCTGCAGAAGACCCTGGTCGATACCGGTTCCTACGATAATGTGGTGGTGATCCGCAAGTCCGCCCAGACCGAAGTGCAGAGCGGCATCGACCGCTCCCAGGCCGCGGTGGTGGAGACCGAGCCGGAGATTGCCATGGAAGGGGGGGAGCCGCTCCTCGCCAAGGAGCTGGTGGTGCTGATCAGCCTGCCGAAACGGGGAACCAACAAGCCGGCCAACGTCGTGATCAGGGGGGTGGGCGCCCGTTCGCTCCGCCTCCGTCCACAGGTCCGGCTGGTGGAGGGGCGGATGCCCCGGCCCGGCCTGGCCGAGATCATCGCCGGGCAGAACATTGCCAAGCGCTTCAAAGGTGGGGGGATCGGCGAAAGCCTGCACTTCGGGATGCGGGACTGGCGGGTGGTCGGGGTCTTCGACGCCGGGACGACCGGCTTCTCCTCGGAGATCTGGGGGGACGTCGATCAGCTGATGCAGGCGTTCCGCCGGCCGGTCTACTCGTCGATCGTCTTCAAGCTGCGCGATCCGGCGGACTTTGCCGCAGTGAAGAAGCGGATCGAAAACGATCCGCGGCTGACCCTCGAAGCGAAGCGGGAGATCCGCTTCTATGCCGATCAGTCGGAGGCAATGGCCAAGTTCCTCCGCATCATGGGGATCACCCTGACGGTCATCTTTTCCTTCGGGGCGGTGATCGGTGCGATGATCACCATGTACGCCGCGGTGGCCAACCGGACCACTGAGATCGGTACCCTGCGGGCGCTCGGTTTTCACAAGGGGAGCATTCTCAGTGCCTTTATGCTCGAATCGCTGTTCCTCGGCCTGCTCGGCGGCCTGGTGGGGATTTTCTGCGCCTCGTTCATGCAGCTGATCACCATCTCGACCATGAACTGGCAAACCTTTTCCGAACTGGCCTTTTCCTTCACCCTTACCCCGGGGATCATCGGCAAGTCGCTGCTTTTCTCCCTGGTGATGGGGTTTGTCGGCGGGCTGCTGCCGGCGGTTCGGGCGGCGCGGATGAGCATCGTGGATTCGCTCCGGGCAAGCTAG
- a CDS encoding glutaredoxin domain-containing protein yields MRKIGTATLLLALTLAAGAQAMEAASPLQSKINAKAAHPLNYPKIVLYSVSWCPHCKQAKEYFTEHNIPFINRDVELDPQAMEELTGKYRSQGVPVIVIGNDQKVLKGFSPELFEKAVKSVEGQK; encoded by the coding sequence ATGCGAAAAATCGGAACGGCAACCCTCCTTCTCGCCCTGACCCTGGCCGCCGGCGCCCAAGCCATGGAAGCGGCATCACCCCTGCAGAGCAAGATCAACGCCAAGGCGGCCCACCCGCTCAACTACCCGAAAATCGTTCTCTACTCGGTATCCTGGTGCCCACACTGCAAACAGGCGAAAGAGTACTTCACCGAGCACAACATCCCCTTCATCAACCGCGACGTTGAACTCGATCCGCAGGCGATGGAAGAACTGACCGGCAAATACCGGAGCCAGGGGGTGCCGGTCATCGTCATCGGCAACGATCAGAAGGTACTCAAAGGGTTCAGCCCGGAACTGTTCGAGAAGGCGGTCAAGAGCGTCGAAGGACAGAAGTAG